A single Lolium perenne isolate Kyuss_39 chromosome 6, Kyuss_2.0, whole genome shotgun sequence DNA region contains:
- the LOC127308667 gene encoding S-(+)-linalool synthase, chloroplastic, with translation MAAARFSSSVGQLLHSASPVAGNGGRNRGFFRPSSVICPGREPASHELYNDFDFQEGLTSVQALLRQHSKSSRGMMTTVDHLKRLCIDQYFQDEIDNVVDSCLNLLHSDDLLDATLSMRLMREAGYCVSADEVLQKFTNGNGDFNLANSKDIRGLLSLQDMSHLNMGEALLYKAKDFSSRHLSVATKYLEPNQASYVKQSLDHPYHVSLMQYKARHHLSYLQSLPTRNIAVEKLALAEFQINKLQHQREMQEVKRWWMQLGLAQEIPAARDQVLKWYMWPMTVLEGFSFSRYRIEITKIISLIYIVDDIFDIIATQEELSLFNEAIKRWDLVAADSLPSYMTSCYKALYTITNDIADMSKREHGSNPINHLKKGWATLFDGFMIEGKWLSGNQVPTREDYLTNGVVTSGAPLVFLHLFFMLGHDLTEADSDYIPPVISCPAKIMRLRDDMGTAKDEAQEGLDGSYKELYLRENPHGDADEHMLELIEDEWIELNRECFSRTKSSFSPSFVGASLNFARMVGVMYGYNNEQRLPALEDYTRMLLL, from the exons ATGGCTGCAGCGCGCTTCTCCTCATCCGTCGGGCAGCTGCTCCATTCGGCTTCACCGGTAGCTGGAAATGGAGGCCGAAACCGTGGCTTCTTCCGCCCTTCATCGGTGATATGTCCTGGGCGGGAGCCAGCGTCCCATGAGCTGTACAATGATTTTGACTTCCAG GAGGGCCTAACGAGTGTGCAAGCACTATTGCGTCAACACTCCAAGAGCAGCCGTGGCATGATGACCACTGTTGATCACCTCAAACGTCTCTGCATCGACCAATATTTCCAAGATGAGATCGACAACGTCGTGGACTCGTGTCTGAATCTGCTCCATAGCGATGATCTGCTCGATGCAACTCTTTCAATGAGGCTCATGAGAGAAGCTGGATACTGTGTTTCAGCAG ATGAGGTTCTTCAGAAGTTCACAAACGGTAATGGCGATTTCAACCTAGCTAATAGTAAAGACATCAGAGGTTTGCTAAGCTTGCAAGATATGTCACACCTCAACATGGGAGAGGCTTTACTATACAAGGCAAAAGATTTCTCTAGCAGGCACCTTAGTGTTGCAACTAAGTATTTGGAGCCAAACCAGGCAAGTTATGTGAAACAATCACTGGATCACCCCTACCATGTGAGCCTGATGCAGTACAAGGCCAGGCACcacctgagctacctacagagcttGCCCACTAGGAACATTGCAGTGGAGAAACTGGCACTTGCAGAGTTCCAAattaacaagttacaacatcagagGGAGATGCAAGAGGTTAAGAG ATGGTGGATGCAGTTAGGATTGGCTCAAGAAATACCGGCTGCAAGGGACCAAGTTCTGAAATGGTACATGTGGCCGATGACTGTCCTAGAGGGTTTCTCCTTTTCTAGATACCGGATTGAGATCACAAAGATCATTTCACTCATCTACATTGTGGATGACATCTTTGATATTATTGCCACGCAAGAGGAGCTTTCCCTCTTTAATGAGGCGATAAAAAG GTGGGATCTTGTAGCAGCTGATTCACTCCCGAGCTACATGACATCATGCTACAAGGCTCTATACACCATCACAAATGATATCGCAGATATGTCCAAAAGAGAGCATGGATCAAACCCTATCAATCATCTCAAGAAAGGA TGGGCAACATTGTTTGATGGATTTATGATCGAGGGGAAATGGCTCTCTGGTAATCAGGTCCCCACACGGGAGGACTACCTGACTAATGGCGTTGTCACCTCAGGAGCGCCACTTGTATTCCTCcaccttttcttcatgctaggACATGATTTAACTGAGGCTGACAGCGACTACATCCCTCCGGTCATATCTTGCCCTGCAAAGATCATGAGGCTCCGGGATGACATGGGCACCGCTAAG GATGAAGCACAAGAAGGGCTTGATGGATCATACAAAGAGTTGTACCTAAGGGAGAACCCTCATGGTGATGCCGATGAGCACATGTTAGAGTTGATCGAGGATGAGTGGATAGAGCTCAATCGGGAGTGCTTCTCCAGGACGAAATCATCATTTTCTCCTAGCTTTGTTGGTGCGTCGCTCAACTTTGCGAGGATGGTCGGCGTCATGTATGGCTACAACAACGAGCAGAGGCTCCCCGCCCTCGAGGATTACACTAGGATGCTCCTCCTTTGA
- the LOC127309774 gene encoding S-(+)-linalool synthase, chloroplastic-like gives MAASHISFSFPIQLHLVSPMTKNGGRRGCRPNGLFYPSPAMCRGTRPVPHALSNDFDFQEGLTSVQALLRQHPKSTRGMMATVDHLRRLCLDHYFQDEIKIIVDSCVDHIDSDDLLDATLSLRLMREAGYHVSADKVLQKFTNYNGDFKHAHSKDITGLMSLHDMSHLNMGEASLYKAKEFSGKHLRSAIKHLEPNLARYVRQSLDHPYHVSLMQYKARHHMSYLQSLPTTNTAIEKLALEEFKFNKLFHQMELQEVNRWWMDLGVAQEIPAARDQIMKWYMWPMTVLQGSSFSRYRIEITKIIAFVYIVDDIFDLVATPEELSLFNDSIKMWDLAAADSLPSYMISCYKNLYTVTNDIANMATKEHGRNPISHLKKAWATLFEGFMVEKKWLASNQVPTSEDYLRNGIITSGAPLVFLHLFFMLGHDLTKDSDHIQRVISCPAKIMRLWDDMGSAKDEAQKGLDGSYKEFYMRENPNADAEEHILQMISGEWEELNRECLLSTRSSFSCSFLGALLNFARMVSVMYSYDDEKRLPVLEDYTRMLLL, from the exons ATGGCTGCTTCGCATATCTCCTTCTCCTTCCCTATCCAACTCCATCTAGTTTCGCCCATGACCAAAAATGGTGGCAGGAGAGGATGCCGTCCCAATGGTTTGTTCTATCCTTCGCCGGCGATGTGCCGCGGGACAAGGCCCGTGCCCCATGCTCTGTCCAACGATTTTGACTTCCAG GAAGGTCTAACCAGTGTACAGGCGCTTTTGCGTCAACACCCGAAGAGTACTCGTGGGATGATGGCCACTGTTGATCACCTCAGACGCCTCTGCCTTGACCATTATTTCCAAGATGAGATTAAAATTATTGTGGACTCGTGCGTGGATCACATCGATAGCGATGATCTGCTTGATGCAACCCTATCTCTGAGGCTGATGAGAGAAGCAGGATATCATGTTTCGGCAG ATAAGGTTCTTCAAAAGTTCACAAACTATAATGGTGATTTCAAGCATGCTCATAGCAAAGACATCACAGGGTTGATGAGTTTGCACGACATGTCACACCTCAACATGGGAGAAGCTTCACTCTACAAGGCAAAGGAGTTCTCAGGCAAGCACCTTAGATCTGCAATCAAACACTTGGAGCCAAATCTTGCAAGATACGTGAGGCAGTCATTGGACCATCCCTACCATGTGAGTCTGATGCAGTACAAAGCCAGGCACCACATGAGCTACCTCCAGAGCTTGCCCACTACGAACACGGCAATCGAGAAGTTAGCACTTGAAGAGTTCAAGTTTAACAAGTTATTTCATCAGATGGAATTGCAAGAGGTTAATAG ATGGTGGATGGATTTAGGAGTGGCTCAAGAAATACCGGCTGCAAGGGACCAGATTATGAAATGGTACATGTGGCCCATGACTGTCCTCCAAGGGTCATCCTTCTCTAGATATCGGATCGAGATCACAAAGATCATCGCATTTGTCTACATTGTGGATGATATATTTGATCTTGTTGCGACACCAGAAGAGCTCTCCCTCTTTAACGATTCAATCAAAAT GTGGGATCTTGCGGCTGCTGATTCACTACCGAGCTACATGATATCATGTTACAAGAATCTTTACACCGTCACAAATGATATTGCTAATATGGCCACAAAAGAGCATGGACGGAACCCTATCAGTCATCTCAAAAAAGCT tGGGCAACTTTGTTTGAAGGATTCATGGTTGAGAAAAAATGGTTGGCTTCTAATCAGGTCCCTACATCAGAAGATTACCTAAGAAATGGCATTATCACCTCTGGAGCACCGCTTGTATTTTTGCATCTATTCTTCATGCTAGGTCATGATTTAACAAAGGACAGTGACCACATCCAACGTGTTATCTCCTGCCCTGCAAAGATCATGAGGCTTTGGGATGATATGGGCAGTGCAAAG GACGAAGCGCAAAAAGGGCTTGATGGGTCGTATAAGGAGTTCTACATGAGAGAGAACCCTAATGCTGATGCGGAGGAGCACATCCTCCAGATGATTTCAGGTGAGTGGGAGGAGCTCAACCGGGAGTGCCTCTTGAGCACAAGGTCATCATTTTCTTGCAGCTTCCTCGGAGCATTGCTCAACTTCGCGAGGATGGTCAGTGTCATGTACAGCTATGATGATGAGAAGAGGCTACCCGTCCTCGAGGATTACACCCGGATGCTTCTCTTATGA